The genomic interval AGATGTATTTGTATTTGTTTTTTTTGGATTAGTAAGCACTTTAGGTGTTAACTTTTTGTATGCTAAAGAAATTGATCCGCTTTTAATTCTTCCAGCAATTTCAATTGGATTATTGAGTGTTGGAGTTTTAAACTTAAACAATATGCGCGATCAGGAATCTGATAAAAAAGCAGGAAAAAATACAATTGTAGTGCAAATTGGAGCCGAAAATGCAAAAGTTTATCACTACACGTTAATAATTACTGCAATGATTTTAGTAATTGTTTTTGCTGTTTTGAGCGATTACAATTTTGATCAGTATCTGTTTTTATTGGCTTATATTCCATTAACAAAACATTTAATTACGGTTTATAAAAATCAAAATCCAAAATTATTGGATCCAGAATTGAAAAAACTGGCACTAAGCACATTTTTACTTTCAATCTTATTGACAGTTTGTATGATCTCGTTGATTTCAGATATTATTGTAAACTTGTTTTTAGGAGGAAGATAAAATACCACTAATTTTAAAAGGTAAAAAAAATGAAAATTACATTTTACGGACACGCTTCATTAGGAATTGAAGTTGGAGGAAAAAATATTATTGTAGATCCTTTTATTACAGGAAATCCACAAGCCGCAGCAATCGATATTAATTCGCTAAAAGCAGATTACATTTTACTGACACATGCACACGGCGACCACGTTTTAGACGTTGAAGCGATTGCAAAAAACACAAATGCAGTTATTGTTTCAAACGCAGAAATTGCAAGTTATTATGCGAAGAAAGGTTTTAACTCGCACCCAATGAATCACGGCGGAAGCTGGAAATTCGATTTTGGAAATGTAAAATATGTAACTGCAATTCACTCAAGTAGTTTTCCAGACGGATCTTACGGCGGAAATCCTGGTGGATTTGTTATCGAAGGCGAGCACAAAAATATTTACATCGCTGGAGATACTGCGTTGACTTATGATATGAAGTTAATTCCGCTTCGTACAGAATTAGATTTAGTAATTCTTCCAATTGGAGATAATTTCACAATGGACGTTGAAGATGCTATTATTGCTTCAGATTTTGTAGAATGTGATAAAATTTTGGGTTACCATTTTGATACTTTTGGTTACATTGAAATCAATCACGAAGAAGCTATTCGTAAGTTTTTTGATAAAGGAAAAGATTTGATGCTTTTACAAATCGGAGAATCTATAGAATTATAATAGAAACTACTTTTACTTTTGATTATCCTATTTTAAGGAATAAAAATTACCTAAAATAGGATAATCATCTAAAATATAATTTACCAGCTTCAATTAAATTATAAGCACTGAAGAAATTGGGACTAAGCGCTCAATCTTATAAGAAAGTTATTTGGCACAATCTATGTTATTCATTTCGTGAAGTTTTTAAAATAAAAATCATTTTAATCTGTGAAATCTGTGGCAATTAAAACATCCTCACAAAATTCAACTTTCAAAAAAATAATACTGTCTCTTTTTATTGCTTTTTCTTTTAACGCTTTTGCTCAAAAAGATGGTTATTGGGACAAAGAGCGTGCTACAACCAAAGAAATTATGGTTCCTGCGCGAGATAGAATTTCGATACCAACAGAAGATTTACCAGTTGGAACTACAGAAATCGTATATAGAATCACACTTTTAGATAAAAATCAAGAAATGGCAAACAGTCTAGTTTCTTTATTAAAATCTATTCCAGATCCAACAGGAGTAAGTCAGGGATCTGCTGGAGCAGTTTTTTTGATGTCGAAAATTTCTGGAGATGATGAATGTACATATTCGATTTTTACCTCAAATGAAAATGCTAAAAAATACGTTGCAGATGGTAAAATAGACAAAGCATGTTACTCTCAGGCTGAACCTGTTAGCAAAGACGCTAAAAGATTGTCGGTAAATAGATCTTCTTGCCTTAAAGAAAATATCAGCACTATTTGGTTTGGTTTTGAAAGTAAAAATTGGATTTTAAGTCAAAAAGTGGTTTTAGAAGTTGTGCCTTGGGTTGACACCAAATTGAGCCGTGGCTGGAACCAAGACAATAAAAACGAAATTATAAGTTTGTGTAAAACTTCGACAATGGCTCAAAAAATGGCAAATTCAGACGATTTCTGTGTTTGTATTTTAAATAAAATTATGAAACAATATCGTTATGATGAGTTTCAGAAATTACTAGCTGTTGAAAAAACAAAAGTGTACAAAGATTTTGGGAATGCCTGTTATAAAGATGCTGATATTTCTAAAAATGTTTTCAATGATTTAAGAACGCAAGCAGCTTCCCTAATAAAAACTCAAAAATACAATGAAGCAATTCCAAAATTAAACACAATTGTAAACGAAGGAAAAGCTACGGCATTAGATTACAGTTTATTAGGATATTGCTACATTTTGACAAAACAATATGCAAAAGCATTAAAAGTTTTATTAGAAGGCGAAAAACTAGATGATACCGAATTGATGATTAAACTAAATTTGGCACATACTTATTTGGTGAGCGGTGATTACAGTTCGGCAAAAGCAATCTACAAAAAATACCAAACGCAAAACGTAACAGACAGTTTAAGCTGGGTTGCAAAAACAAAACTCGATTTTGCTGCATTTGAAAAAGCGGGACTTCCATCAAAAGATTTCGAAAGAATATTAAAATTGTATAATTAATTT from Flavobacterium sp. YJ01 carries:
- the menA gene encoding 1,4-dihydroxy-2-naphthoate octaprenyltransferase, which produces MKHWIEAARLRTLPLSVSGIIVGSIYALSNPTETINTPTEVFSWKVFGFALLTTLGLQVLSNFANDYGDGVKGTDNADRVGPQRAIQSGVITPQAMKKAIIITSLLTLLSAIILIYFAFGKDNFGYSIFFLLLGIAAIVSAIRYTVGNSAYGYRGFGDVFVFVFFGLVSTLGVNFLYAKEIDPLLILPAISIGLLSVGVLNLNNMRDQESDKKAGKNTIVVQIGAENAKVYHYTLIITAMILVIVFAVLSDYNFDQYLFLLAYIPLTKHLITVYKNQNPKLLDPELKKLALSTFLLSILLTVCMISLISDIIVNLFLGGR
- a CDS encoding metal-dependent hydrolase, with product MKITFYGHASLGIEVGGKNIIVDPFITGNPQAAAIDINSLKADYILLTHAHGDHVLDVEAIAKNTNAVIVSNAEIASYYAKKGFNSHPMNHGGSWKFDFGNVKYVTAIHSSSFPDGSYGGNPGGFVIEGEHKNIYIAGDTALTYDMKLIPLRTELDLVILPIGDNFTMDVEDAIIASDFVECDKILGYHFDTFGYIEINHEEAIRKFFDKGKDLMLLQIGESIEL